A stretch of Caenibius tardaugens NBRC 16725 DNA encodes these proteins:
- a CDS encoding SDR family NAD(P)-dependent oxidoreductase has protein sequence MNSVRFDDQVAIVTGAGRGLGREYALLLAARGAKVVVNDYACAADGSPDDNNPADDVVREIEQAGGSAVAARYSVTDNAAAIVDTAISAFGRLDILVNNAGISGGGWFAEIPIDDWARMIDTHLGGTVAVTRAAWPHLARQGAARIINSSSNASFGAPFTTHYSTAKSAMIGFTRSLAEEGGAAQITVNAVMPAAYTRLTAQIPDPVLRDHLAANFQPERVAAFVGWLLSTEISGEIFSVGAGRAARVVLAEGPAALVAEDTPEAWSAVESQVMSLNGLRAPLSLIDELCEHLGDLGGDSAAIATTIRELPNWKP, from the coding sequence ATGAACAGCGTTCGCTTTGACGACCAGGTTGCGATCGTGACCGGTGCAGGACGTGGCCTTGGCCGCGAATATGCACTCTTGCTCGCCGCACGCGGCGCCAAAGTTGTCGTCAATGATTATGCCTGCGCTGCCGATGGCTCCCCCGACGATAATAATCCTGCTGATGACGTTGTTCGCGAAATCGAACAGGCAGGCGGCAGCGCCGTAGCCGCGCGCTACAGCGTAACCGACAATGCGGCAGCCATTGTCGATACAGCCATTTCCGCGTTCGGACGGCTGGACATTCTCGTGAACAATGCCGGCATTTCCGGTGGCGGATGGTTCGCTGAAATCCCGATCGACGACTGGGCGCGCATGATCGATACCCATCTGGGCGGCACGGTCGCGGTTACCCGCGCTGCCTGGCCGCATCTCGCCCGGCAGGGCGCGGCCCGCATTATCAACTCCTCCTCCAACGCCTCTTTCGGCGCGCCGTTCACTACCCACTATTCGACCGCCAAATCCGCCATGATCGGTTTCACCCGATCCCTTGCCGAAGAAGGCGGCGCAGCGCAGATAACGGTGAATGCCGTCATGCCGGCAGCCTACACCCGCCTCACCGCGCAAATCCCCGATCCTGTGCTGCGCGATCATCTGGCCGCGAATTTCCAGCCGGAACGGGTCGCCGCATTTGTGGGATGGCTGCTGTCGACAGAGATCTCGGGTGAGATTTTCTCGGTCGGCGCGGGGCGTGCCGCACGCGTCGTACTGGCGGAAGGCCCGGCGGCGCTTGTGGCAGAAGACACCCCCGAAGCCTGGTCGGCGGTGGAAAGCCAGGTCATGTCACTGAACGGCTTGCGTGCGCCACTGAGCCTGATTGACGAACTGTGCGAACACCTTGGCGATCTCGGTGGAGACAGTGCTGCAATCGCTACGACAATCCGTGAATTGCCGAACTGGAAGCCCTGA
- a CDS encoding SDR family NAD(P)-dependent oxidoreductase, whose amino-acid sequence MSDFAQKVALVTGGGSGIGRAACQRLALEGASVVVVDRDEATAQRTVELITAAGGKAIAVTADIASEADNKAMFDAAEQAFGGVDAAFLNAGILQPYVPFDQLSLDTFDRVISVNLRGAFLGAQQAQARLRPGGACVVTASGAGIIGFAEAAAYSMSKHGVVGLVRSAAASFAARSLRINAICPGMVLTSMNGLAAVETVDAPEDLTDPEYRGALSGQQVAEVALFLLSRRSVALNGQAQLVDAASLSSFPPLPEEALSAR is encoded by the coding sequence ATGAGCGATTTTGCGCAGAAGGTTGCCCTGGTCACAGGCGGTGGATCGGGTATCGGCCGCGCGGCATGCCAGCGCCTCGCCTTGGAAGGCGCCAGCGTCGTGGTGGTGGACCGTGACGAAGCGACGGCCCAGCGCACTGTCGAACTGATCACCGCCGCAGGTGGCAAGGCCATCGCCGTAACTGCCGACATCGCCAGCGAAGCCGATAACAAGGCCATGTTCGATGCGGCTGAACAGGCGTTCGGCGGGGTCGACGCTGCCTTCCTCAACGCAGGCATTCTCCAGCCCTATGTGCCCTTCGATCAGTTGTCGCTCGATACTTTCGACCGCGTGATTTCGGTCAATCTGCGCGGAGCCTTTCTGGGTGCGCAACAGGCGCAAGCGCGCCTGCGCCCGGGCGGAGCCTGCGTCGTCACCGCGTCCGGCGCCGGGATCATCGGGTTCGCCGAAGCGGCGGCCTACTCCATGTCCAAGCACGGGGTTGTCGGTCTGGTGCGCTCGGCCGCGGCATCATTCGCAGCGCGCAGCCTGCGCATCAATGCGATCTGCCCGGGCATGGTGCTGACCAGCATGAACGGATTGGCCGCAGTGGAAACGGTCGATGCGCCCGAAGACCTGACCGATCCGGAATATCGTGGCGCCCTTTCCGGGCAACAGGTCGCTGAAGTGGCTTTGTTCCTGCTCAGCCGCCGTTCGGTTGCCCTGAACGGCCAGGCACAGCTTGTGGACGCCGCGTCCCTGTCATCCTTCCCGCCCCTGCCGGAAGAAGCCCTGTCCGCGCGTTAA
- a CDS encoding TonB-dependent receptor, with the protein MSYLKYVCGTSASALALAICGAQPAFAQTETDEPAARSGGVQEIVVTAQKREENLQKVPVAVTAITSEAIANARIENITDLRSIAPNLYVVQQPGGSAIPTTVMRGQVSGAASNPTVDNGISYYIDGVYLGALNGLIFDMSDIERVEIIRGPAGTLFGTNSTGGAINYITSGPKGEFGVKQDLSYARFGSFRSKTRIDTPEWNGLSASVSYLHNERKSNVRNFRQTTMDYTAFTNGELGKLTSVKRLGESTTDAVHATLRWKDVVEGLTLDYKFDWTREKSSGAPVYLIGLPDTLGGLGAYYQIAAQAAGGGLSLDDLIQTKRGKIAFNDNTTPTLTKTQSHLFVANYQANDWLSIKNSTSWRSNKRSGFTSNLDGTGFLDIAPNTQLGLLTVMCCSQLNQFSNELQLNIDTDKVTGTLGLFHYTRRTKPGSNPWGMLTNETFSAYYLGMRYAPGSSIDDFDRSFQYRVKQQAAYGQLTYHVSDQFDVTGGLRYTHDDKNFFDTSSGQPGANYNYSKGNFSYLVNLTWKPTDNTMAYAKYSTSFIAGGTAAGPMAVDPVTHLPFIAAAKTYGEEKAKSWEAGVKTELFDRRLRANLAVFHVTYTGLQTPLFKSGELVTAPSGEEVMSGASQYTTNFGKARAYGLEWEFTAVPTEGLTLGWSGSYTNFKYKKISADILAAGGVTKVSDYPVSQRPKFMTNLSAQYVMPLVDDTRLSLQLDGAYRSTINVGTQEFSNAGFVAAGLSYDPRYMNDLLKQKGLWTLNARASVMDIDVGPAKATVSLWGRNITNKQRLNFIANTSITAAGLFDDPATYGVDLSIEF; encoded by the coding sequence ATGAGTTACTTGAAGTACGTCTGCGGCACATCGGCATCTGCCCTTGCGCTGGCGATCTGCGGCGCGCAGCCCGCATTTGCACAGACGGAAACCGACGAGCCCGCAGCACGCAGCGGCGGCGTTCAGGAAATCGTGGTGACCGCGCAGAAGCGTGAGGAAAACCTGCAGAAGGTTCCGGTGGCCGTGACCGCCATCACCTCCGAAGCGATTGCCAACGCCCGCATCGAAAACATCACCGACCTGCGCTCGATTGCACCGAACCTCTACGTCGTGCAGCAGCCGGGCGGCAGCGCCATCCCCACCACCGTCATGCGCGGTCAGGTTTCGGGCGCCGCATCGAACCCGACGGTCGACAACGGTATCTCGTACTACATCGACGGCGTTTACCTCGGTGCGCTGAACGGCCTCATCTTCGACATGTCGGATATCGAACGCGTCGAAATCATCCGTGGCCCGGCCGGCACGCTGTTCGGCACCAACTCCACCGGCGGCGCCATCAACTACATCACGTCGGGCCCCAAGGGCGAATTCGGCGTGAAGCAGGACCTGAGCTACGCCCGCTTCGGTTCGTTCCGCAGCAAGACCCGCATCGACACGCCCGAATGGAACGGGCTGAGCGCATCGGTCAGCTACCTGCATAACGAACGCAAGAGCAACGTCCGCAACTTCCGTCAGACGACGATGGACTACACCGCCTTCACCAATGGCGAACTCGGCAAGCTCACCTCGGTCAAGCGCCTGGGCGAAAGCACGACCGACGCAGTTCACGCCACCCTGCGCTGGAAGGACGTCGTCGAAGGGCTGACGCTCGACTACAAATTCGACTGGACGCGTGAAAAGTCCTCGGGCGCCCCGGTCTATCTGATCGGCCTGCCGGACACCCTGGGCGGCCTTGGTGCATATTATCAGATCGCAGCCCAGGCAGCTGGCGGCGGTCTGTCCTTGGACGACCTGATCCAGACCAAGCGCGGCAAGATCGCGTTTAACGACAACACCACGCCGACTCTCACCAAGACGCAGTCGCACCTGTTCGTCGCCAATTATCAGGCGAACGACTGGCTCAGCATCAAGAACTCCACCAGCTGGCGTTCGAACAAGCGTAGTGGGTTCACATCGAACCTCGATGGTACGGGCTTCCTCGACATCGCACCGAACACCCAACTCGGTCTGCTGACGGTTATGTGCTGCAGCCAGCTGAACCAGTTCAGCAATGAACTGCAGCTCAATATCGATACCGACAAGGTCACCGGTACGCTGGGTCTGTTCCACTACACCCGCCGGACCAAGCCGGGCAGCAACCCGTGGGGTATGCTGACCAACGAAACGTTCTCGGCCTATTACCTCGGCATGCGGTATGCCCCCGGATCGTCGATCGACGATTTCGATCGCAGCTTCCAGTATCGTGTCAAGCAGCAGGCCGCCTACGGCCAGCTGACCTATCACGTGAGCGATCAGTTCGATGTGACCGGCGGTCTGCGCTACACGCACGACGACAAGAACTTCTTCGACACGTCCAGTGGCCAACCCGGCGCGAACTACAACTATTCGAAGGGCAATTTCAGCTACCTCGTCAACCTGACCTGGAAGCCGACCGACAACACCATGGCTTATGCCAAGTACAGCACCAGCTTCATTGCTGGCGGTACGGCGGCGGGCCCGATGGCTGTTGATCCGGTAACCCACTTGCCGTTCATCGCCGCAGCCAAGACTTATGGTGAAGAAAAGGCGAAATCGTGGGAAGCGGGCGTCAAGACCGAACTGTTTGATCGTCGCCTGCGTGCCAACCTTGCCGTGTTCCACGTGACGTACACCGGTCTGCAGACCCCGCTGTTCAAATCGGGTGAACTGGTCACTGCACCAAGTGGTGAAGAAGTCATGTCGGGCGCGTCGCAGTACACCACCAACTTCGGTAAAGCGCGCGCTTACGGGTTGGAATGGGAATTCACTGCGGTTCCGACCGAAGGCCTCACGCTGGGCTGGTCGGGCAGCTACACCAACTTCAAGTACAAGAAGATCTCCGCAGATATTCTTGCTGCCGGTGGTGTAACCAAGGTCAGCGATTACCCGGTTTCGCAGCGTCCGAAGTTCATGACCAACCTTTCGGCACAGTATGTGATGCCGCTGGTGGACGATACCCGGCTGTCGCTGCAACTTGACGGCGCTTATCGTTCCACGATCAACGTCGGCACGCAGGAATTCAGCAATGCCGGCTTCGTCGCGGCAGGCTTGTCGTACGACCCGCGCTACATGAACGACCTGCTCAAGCAGAAGGGTCTGTGGACCCTCAATGCGCGCGCTTCGGTCATGGATATCGATGTCGGACCGGCCAAGGCCACCGTCTCGCTCTGGGGTCGTAACATCACCAACAAGCAGCGCCTGAACTTCATCGCCAACACCAGCATCACCGCTGCTGGCCTGTTCGATGATCCGGCAACCTATGGTGTCGATCTGAGCATCGAATTCTGA
- a CDS encoding cupin domain-containing protein, which translates to MRSIVTTTVDGRSRVLKAEELPDHYWVNLWSVSADAPLGADNADENAAFPPAGIGSANWTMVSVPPVEEMKATLAKEGTEGIDADGFHLTNTVDFVVILDGPVELVLDDESITVQPGDLVVQRNTNHAWFNHGDKPIRLLALMMGLPQ; encoded by the coding sequence ATGCGCTCTATCGTGACCACTACAGTCGATGGCCGTTCCCGCGTGCTCAAAGCCGAGGAACTGCCCGACCATTACTGGGTCAATCTCTGGTCGGTTTCCGCCGACGCGCCGCTGGGGGCGGACAATGCCGATGAAAACGCCGCCTTCCCGCCTGCCGGGATCGGATCGGCCAACTGGACCATGGTTTCCGTGCCGCCTGTGGAAGAGATGAAGGCCACGCTGGCGAAGGAAGGCACCGAAGGCATCGATGCCGATGGTTTTCATCTGACCAACACCGTCGATTTCGTCGTCATTCTCGATGGGCCGGTCGAACTGGTGCTGGATGATGAATCGATCACCGTACAACCGGGCGATCTGGTGGTCCAACGCAATACCAATCACGCCTGGTTCAACCATGGTGACAAGCCGATCCGCCTGCTCGCCCTGATGATGGGCCTGCCGCAATGA
- a CDS encoding SDR family NAD(P)-dependent oxidoreductase gives MSGNLSSSLNGKVALVTGGAKGIGLGISRHLFQAGAKVAIADLDQDSFARSDLASESERVHFIQANATVEGDIQRAVEETVSRFGALDCMVCNAGGPAGALGRILDTTAEDFDDALTLTLRSAFLGIRAAGRQMIASGTAGRIITIGSISAQANGAGPPIYSTAKAALVRLTQNAAAELAPHGIQVNSVSPGLILTENMRSAGFAEQHVSQFQPLKKAGLPDHVGAAVVFLAGDAADFIAGTDLVVDGAALAEGINFYAKLGFGN, from the coding sequence ATGAGCGGCAATCTGAGCAGCAGCCTGAATGGCAAGGTCGCGCTCGTCACCGGGGGGGCTAAGGGTATCGGGCTCGGAATATCCCGCCATCTGTTTCAGGCAGGGGCAAAGGTTGCGATCGCCGATCTGGACCAGGACAGCTTCGCACGCTCCGACCTCGCCAGTGAAAGCGAGCGGGTGCACTTCATTCAGGCCAACGCCACTGTGGAAGGCGATATCCAACGCGCGGTGGAAGAAACCGTATCGCGGTTTGGCGCGCTCGACTGCATGGTCTGCAATGCCGGTGGCCCTGCGGGGGCGCTCGGGCGTATTCTCGATACCACGGCAGAGGATTTCGACGATGCGCTGACCCTCACCCTCCGTTCGGCGTTTCTCGGCATTCGTGCGGCAGGGCGTCAGATGATCGCCAGCGGAACCGCTGGAAGGATCATCACGATCGGGTCGATCTCCGCCCAGGCCAATGGTGCCGGGCCGCCGATCTACAGCACCGCCAAGGCCGCGCTTGTCCGCCTGACGCAAAACGCCGCTGCGGAACTGGCCCCTCATGGCATTCAGGTGAACAGCGTTTCTCCGGGCCTGATCCTGACAGAAAACATGCGTTCCGCCGGATTTGCCGAACAGCATGTCAGCCAGTTCCAGCCGCTCAAAAAGGCTGGTCTGCCTGATCACGTCGGCGCAGCCGTGGTGTTCCTTGCCGGCGATGCGGCCGATTTCATTGCCGGTACCGATCTGGTCGTCGATGGGGCCGCGCTGGCGGAAGGGATCAACTTCTACGCCAAACTCGGCTTCGGCAACTGA
- a CDS encoding DHA2 family efflux MFS transporter permease subunit, whose translation MSGALPSFSQIPPSRRFIAGMVLALSNFMVVLDMTIANVSVPHIAGDLGISASQGTWVITSYAVSEAICVPLTGWLAQRFGAVRVFIASMAGFGIFSLLCGLSPTLDMLVLCRIGQGLCGGPIMPMSQALLLRLYPPEMRARAMGTWAMTTLLGPALGPILGGTISDNWSWHWIFFINVPIAVMISLAAIALLRPLESEKIKLPIDTVGLVLLVFWIGCLQIMLDIGREHDWFSDPIVIGLAICSFVGFVVFVIWELTEDHPVVDLRLFANRGFSFGLIALSLCFGTYFASIVVIPQWLQMSMGYTATMAGLVTAFTAMSALTTSAIAARMVGKVDPRIMVSCAMAWLGLMALWRTTHWTADADFWTLALPQMIQGIAMPFFIVPLTTITLGAVHPSQVASAAGLQNFVRTMASAIAASIVLTLWDNAQRVSRSEIVSNLQPDDTLRDLANSGFQTSQGWQVINNLADQQALAVGINHIFLLSCFALFLAAALVWITPKPKGPVDQSAAH comes from the coding sequence GTGTCAGGCGCCTTGCCCAGCTTTTCGCAGATCCCGCCATCCCGGCGCTTTATCGCGGGGATGGTGCTGGCTCTGAGCAACTTCATGGTCGTGCTGGACATGACCATTGCCAATGTTTCGGTGCCGCATATTGCCGGCGATCTGGGCATTTCCGCGTCACAAGGCACCTGGGTGATCACCTCCTACGCCGTGTCGGAGGCCATCTGTGTGCCGCTGACCGGCTGGCTGGCGCAGCGGTTTGGCGCGGTCAGGGTGTTCATCGCGAGCATGGCCGGGTTCGGCATCTTCTCGCTCTTATGCGGTCTTTCGCCGACGCTCGACATGCTGGTGCTGTGCCGCATCGGGCAGGGTCTGTGCGGGGGGCCGATCATGCCGATGTCGCAGGCGTTGCTGCTGCGGCTCTATCCGCCCGAAATGCGCGCGCGGGCCATGGGCACATGGGCGATGACCACACTGTTGGGACCGGCGCTGGGGCCCATTCTTGGCGGGACGATCAGCGACAACTGGAGCTGGCACTGGATATTCTTCATCAACGTGCCGATCGCGGTGATGATCTCGCTCGCGGCGATTGCCCTTCTACGCCCGTTGGAAAGCGAAAAGATCAAGCTGCCGATCGATACAGTCGGTCTGGTTCTGCTCGTATTCTGGATCGGGTGTCTGCAGATCATGCTCGATATCGGGCGTGAACACGACTGGTTCTCCGACCCAATCGTGATCGGTCTGGCAATCTGTTCGTTTGTCGGGTTCGTGGTATTCGTCATCTGGGAACTGACGGAGGACCACCCCGTGGTGGACCTGCGCCTGTTTGCCAACAGAGGCTTCTCGTTCGGATTGATAGCCTTGTCGTTATGTTTCGGCACCTACTTCGCCAGTATCGTGGTGATCCCCCAATGGCTGCAGATGTCCATGGGGTACACCGCGACCATGGCTGGGCTGGTGACCGCCTTTACCGCGATGAGCGCATTGACCACTTCGGCCATTGCCGCGCGGATGGTGGGCAAGGTCGATCCGCGGATCATGGTGTCCTGTGCCATGGCGTGGCTGGGACTGATGGCGCTGTGGCGGACAACGCACTGGACGGCCGATGCCGATTTCTGGACGTTGGCCTTGCCCCAGATGATCCAGGGCATAGCCATGCCGTTCTTCATCGTGCCGCTGACGACCATTACACTGGGTGCGGTACACCCTTCGCAAGTGGCTTCGGCGGCGGGTTTGCAGAATTTCGTGCGCACGATGGCCAGTGCCATCGCTGCGTCGATCGTTCTCACGCTGTGGGACAATGCCCAGCGCGTATCCCGCAGTGAAATCGTGTCGAACCTGCAGCCGGATGATACGCTGCGCGATCTTGCGAACAGCGGTTTCCAGACATCGCAGGGGTGGCAGGTAATCAACAATCTCGCGGATCAACAGGCGCTGGCCGTCGGGATCAATCACATCTTCCTGCTATCCTGTTTCGCGCTGTTCCTTGCGGCGGCGCTGGTATGGATCACACCGAAGCCGAAAGGCCCTGTGGACCAGTCCGCAGCGCATTGA
- a CDS encoding EmrA/EmrK family multidrug efflux transporter periplasmic adaptor subunit translates to MAEAAPPQATQAPAETEQELAIKARRQEQRRTWLLRVLGVVMVIGIAWALWYVLIGRNQVSTDNAYVNAEMAQVTPLMSAQAIEVRVRDTDSVKRGDILVRLDDSDAKIAVAQAEADLADARRRFRQASATTSSLASQVKAREATIAQMRADLDKARIDLQRREALASSGAVSGEELTQARAAYATARAAVAQAESTRAAAIGEFNASEALVRGSSEDTDPGVLAAKARLDSARLDLDRAIIRAPVDGVVTKRQVQVGQRVAQGTPIMTIVPVGSVYIDANFKERQLRRVKVGMPATVTSDLYGGSVVYHGKVAGLSGGTGASMSMIPAQNATGNWIKVVQRLPVRIELDPKELAKHPLRVGLSTEVEIDLSGN, encoded by the coding sequence ATGGCTGAAGCGGCACCTCCGCAAGCGACACAGGCCCCTGCTGAAACCGAGCAGGAACTGGCTATCAAGGCCCGGCGTCAGGAGCAGCGGCGCACCTGGCTGCTGCGCGTTCTTGGTGTGGTGATGGTGATCGGCATCGCCTGGGCGCTCTGGTACGTGCTCATTGGCCGCAATCAGGTCAGCACCGATAATGCCTATGTGAACGCCGAAATGGCGCAGGTGACCCCGCTGATGTCGGCACAGGCCATCGAAGTGCGGGTGCGTGACACGGACAGCGTCAAACGCGGCGATATCCTCGTGCGGCTGGACGATTCCGATGCGAAGATCGCGGTCGCGCAGGCCGAAGCCGATCTTGCCGATGCCCGGCGCCGGTTTCGTCAGGCATCCGCCACCACGAGTTCGCTGGCATCGCAAGTCAAGGCGCGTGAAGCGACGATTGCGCAGATGCGGGCCGATCTCGACAAGGCCCGTATTGACCTCCAACGGCGCGAGGCATTGGCCAGCAGCGGGGCGGTTTCGGGCGAGGAACTGACACAGGCCCGCGCCGCCTATGCGACGGCAAGGGCTGCCGTGGCGCAGGCGGAATCGACCCGCGCCGCTGCCATCGGCGAATTCAACGCGAGTGAGGCGCTGGTGCGCGGCTCCAGCGAAGATACCGATCCCGGCGTGCTGGCGGCGAAAGCGCGCCTCGATTCTGCGCGCCTCGATCTGGACCGCGCGATCATTCGCGCCCCGGTGGACGGTGTGGTGACCAAGCGGCAGGTGCAGGTGGGCCAGCGCGTGGCGCAGGGCACCCCGATCATGACGATTGTCCCGGTCGGTAGCGTTTATATCGACGCCAATTTCAAGGAGCGCCAACTGCGCCGGGTCAAAGTGGGCATGCCCGCAACCGTGACCAGCGATCTTTACGGCGGCAGCGTGGTCTATCATGGCAAAGTGGCGGGCCTTTCCGGTGGCACGGGCGCATCGATGTCGATGATCCCGGCGCAGAATGCGACCGGCAACTGGATCAAGGTGGTGCAACGCCTGCCGGTGCGGATCGAACTGGACCCGAAGGAACTGGCCAAGCATCCGCTTAGGGTGGGGCTGTCGACCGAAGTCGAAATCGACCTTTCGGGTAACTGA
- a CDS encoding efflux transporter outer membrane subunit translates to MSKNRLQLLLVGAASMLSLGLGGCAAVPDLGPKPLPRDASSVAAERSFAGATENWPGDQWWTAYADPQLNALIEEGLQNAPDMAVAAARFRKALGMARQAGAPLAPTIDATGSASLTKQSYNNGFPKEFVPKGWLDTGDLATSIGFDLDLWGKHKAELAAATSEVKAAQYDVRQARLVLATGIADAYADLDRLYDERDIQDATLKVRLASQNLVAQRQRNGLDTRGSVRQADATVATARANLAAAEEAIVLRSNQIAALVGAGPDRGLALARPKLAAPAARGLPAGITTDLVARRPDIAGALARVEAAGSRIKVARADFFPAVRLDALIGLQSLGLDQLINKDSLYGHVGPAISLPIFHGGAISGQYRSVRAGYDEAVASYDATVLNAYREVADAVTSRSMLARRLADARDAMHASQQAYDIARLRYQGGLSTYIDVLNVEDRLLIAREAVAVLEARAFSLDIALVRSLGGGFHLSDVPDPKEDTHG, encoded by the coding sequence ATGTCTAAGAATCGCTTGCAGTTATTGCTCGTTGGCGCGGCTTCGATGCTCTCTCTCGGGCTGGGCGGTTGTGCCGCCGTTCCTGACCTTGGGCCGAAGCCTTTGCCGCGGGACGCATCCTCTGTGGCGGCGGAACGCAGCTTTGCCGGGGCGACGGAAAACTGGCCGGGCGATCAATGGTGGACGGCCTATGCTGATCCGCAATTGAATGCGCTGATTGAGGAAGGGCTGCAGAATGCGCCCGATATGGCCGTGGCGGCGGCACGCTTCCGCAAGGCGCTGGGCATGGCCCGGCAGGCCGGGGCGCCGCTTGCCCCGACAATCGATGCCACGGGTTCCGCTTCGCTGACGAAGCAGAGCTATAACAATGGCTTCCCCAAGGAATTCGTGCCGAAGGGCTGGCTTGATACCGGCGATCTTGCCACCAGCATCGGGTTCGATCTGGACCTTTGGGGCAAACACAAGGCTGAACTGGCGGCGGCGACTTCGGAAGTGAAGGCGGCGCAATACGATGTGCGGCAGGCACGACTGGTTCTGGCGACGGGGATTGCCGATGCCTATGCCGATCTCGACCGGCTTTATGACGAACGCGACATTCAGGACGCAACGTTGAAAGTCCGGCTGGCCAGTCAGAATCTCGTGGCCCAGCGCCAGCGCAATGGGCTGGACACCCGTGGGAGCGTGCGTCAGGCCGATGCCACCGTGGCCACGGCACGCGCCAATCTTGCCGCTGCGGAAGAAGCGATCGTTCTGCGTTCGAACCAGATCGCCGCTCTGGTCGGGGCTGGGCCGGATCGCGGGCTTGCGCTTGCGCGTCCGAAACTGGCTGCGCCCGCCGCACGTGGTCTTCCTGCCGGCATAACCACCGATCTTGTCGCACGCCGCCCTGATATCGCAGGGGCCTTGGCCCGGGTCGAAGCTGCGGGCAGCCGGATCAAGGTCGCACGCGCTGATTTCTTCCCTGCGGTGCGGCTCGATGCCCTGATCGGTTTGCAATCGCTCGGTCTCGATCAACTGATCAACAAGGATTCGCTTTACGGCCATGTCGGCCCGGCGATCAGCCTGCCGATTTTCCACGGCGGCGCGATCAGCGGGCAGTACCGTAGCGTCCGGGCTGGCTATGATGAAGCGGTTGCCAGTTACGATGCTACGGTGCTCAACGCCTATCGCGAAGTCGCCGATGCAGTGACCAGCCGGTCGATGTTGGCGCGGCGTCTGGCCGATGCACGCGATGCCATGCATGCGTCGCAGCAAGCCTATGATATTGCACGGTTGCGTTATCAGGGCGGTTTGTCGACCTATATCGATGTGCTGAATGTAGAAGACCGTTTGCTGATCGCGCGCGAAGCGGTTGCCGTTCTGGAAGCGCGGGCCTTCTCGCTCGATATTGCACTTGTTCGTTCTCTCGGCGGCGGTTTCCATCTGTCCGACGTTCCCGATCCCAAGGAAGATACCCATGGCTGA
- a CDS encoding TetR/AcrR family transcriptional regulator — protein MRHSCNIPSRREARRQDRRESILTVAARYFLEHGYSATTMSAIAASLGGSKGTLWSYFPSKEELFTAVIDTVTTSFRQQLSETLKANGDIEPALRNFCRQLLNKIASPDAIALNRLVVAEAGRFPEIGKIFYERAPRLTIALLADYLANAMGRGLLRPDNPTDAAYFLMHTSIARCQQQLLLGLVDAITPEQVEAEVERALALFMRAYAPEPVAAHTAHP, from the coding sequence ATGAGACATTCGTGCAACATACCAAGCCGCCGCGAAGCGCGCCGTCAGGATAGACGTGAATCCATTCTCACGGTGGCTGCGCGCTATTTTCTGGAACATGGGTACTCGGCCACCACCATGTCTGCCATCGCGGCCAGCCTCGGTGGATCGAAAGGAACGTTGTGGAGCTACTTCCCCTCCAAGGAAGAACTGTTCACTGCGGTAATTGACACGGTTACCACCTCATTCCGGCAGCAGCTATCGGAAACACTCAAGGCCAACGGCGACATTGAACCGGCCCTGCGGAATTTCTGCCGCCAGTTGCTGAACAAGATCGCGTCGCCCGATGCCATCGCCCTGAATCGTCTGGTCGTGGCGGAAGCCGGACGGTTTCCTGAAATCGGCAAAATCTTTTATGAACGCGCGCCCCGCCTGACGATTGCCCTGCTGGCGGATTATCTGGCCAACGCGATGGGGCGTGGGCTGCTGCGCCCCGACAACCCCACTGACGCTGCGTATTTCCTTATGCATACGAGCATCGCACGCTGTCAGCAGCAGTTGCTGCTCGGCCTGGTGGACGCGATTACCCCGGAACAGGTGGAAGCCGAAGTGGAACGGGCACTCGCGCTGTTCATGCGCGCCTATGCCCCTGAACCAGTTGCGGCGCACACAGCGCACCCCTGA